The Rhodospirillaceae bacterium genome contains the following window.
TGCTCAGCCGGAAAGACCGCCGCCCGGTCGGCCCAGCCGGGCGCCGGCAGCTTCGGCGGCAGCAGGTTCAGCATGGTCCGCAGCCGCTGCGGCATCAGCGCCCGGAACGGCCAGGCCAGCGACCCGGCGATCAGCATCCAGCGAAACAGGCCGGGCCGGGGCAGCACGAGGCTTATGAACCGCCGCGTCAGCCGGTCGAGGAGCGGGCGCCGGTAGGTCTTCTCGATATGCGCCCGGCCGTGATCGACCAGGTGCATGTAGTGGACCGAGGCCGGACAGGTCGTCATGCAGCTCAGGCACGAGAGACAACGGTCGATATGCTTGACCTCTTCGGCGGTCGGCGGCCGGTCGTCCTCGAGGAAGCTCTTGATCTGGTAGATGCGGCCGCGCGGGCTGTCGAGCTCGTCGCCGAGCAGGACGTAGGTCGGGCAGGTTGCGGTGCAGAAGCCGCAATGCACGCAGGAACGCAGGATACCGTTCACGGTCTCGATGGCCGGGTCGGCGAGCTGCGCCAGGGTGAAGTTGGTCTGCATGCCCCTACCCCATCCTGCCGGGATTGAGCACGCCATGCGGATCGAACTGCGCGCGCAAACGCTCGCTGAGCGCGGCGACCGGTGCAGGCTGCGGATGAAACACCGGGACGGCGCTGCGCAGGTCTTCGGGCCCGCGCACCAGTGTGGCGTGGCCGGCGCAGCCGGCGGCGGCGGCGCGGATCGCCTGCGCGGCGGCTTCGGTGGGCGGCACGGAGAGCCAGACCATGCCGCCGCCCCAGTCGGCGAACCAGTCCGCATCGAGGTTTTCGGCGAGACCGTTCAGGAATCCGGCCGGCGCGGCCGGCGGGGCGGACAGGCGCCAGACCGCCTTCGTCTGATCCCCGGCAAAGAAGGAGACATCGCGCACTTCGGCCCACAGGGCGGCGGAGTTGCGGCCGTGCAGTTCCTCGGTCGCGCCCCATTCCGCGAGCAGATCGCGCAGGGCGGCGCAGCGGTGCTCGACCGACGGCCCCGGCCCCTCGACCCGCACCGCCGTGGCCGCCGTTCCGGGCTCGCGCACATAGCCGACCGCCGATTGCGCTGCGATGCCGGCGGGCAGATGGGCCGCGCCGGAGACTTCGTGGGACGAATTGAGCGCCGCCGCCATGGCTTCTGCGGACCGCCCATCGTCGAGGCCGTAGACCAGCACCGTGCGGGTCTTCTCGCCCGCGGGCAGCACCTTTACGGTCACTTCGCTCAGCACGGCCAGTGTACCGAACGAGCCGGCCATCAGCTTGCACAGGTCGTAGCCGGTGACGTTCTTCATCACCCGGCCGCC
Protein-coding sequences here:
- the glcE gene encoding glycolate oxidase subunit GlcE, which translates into the protein MTESLAPKSHDDVLDAIRWAVAEEAPVEIVGGGTKRGWGRPPATNHVLDLSALAGIRLYEPEELILQASAATPLAEVEALLAENGQQLAFEPPDLGPLFGGPAGRQTLGGAIVANLAGPRRIKAGAARDHFLGFAGVSGRGETFKSGGRVMKNVTGYDLCKLMAGSFGTLAVLSEVTVKVLPAGEKTRTVLVYGLDDGRSAEAMAAALNSSHEVSGAAHLPAGIAAQSAVGYVREPGTAATAVRVEGPGPSVEHRCAALRDLLAEWGATEELHGRNSAALWAEVRDVSFFAGDQTKAVWRLSAPPAAPAGFLNGLAENLDADWFADWGGGMVWLSVPPTEAAAQAIRAAAAGCAGHATLVRGPEDLRSAVPVFHPQPAPVAALSERLRAQFDPHGVLNPGRMG